The following proteins are co-located in the Pan troglodytes isolate AG18354 chromosome 5, NHGRI_mPanTro3-v2.0_pri, whole genome shotgun sequence genome:
- the LOC471938 gene encoding olfactory receptor 12D3, protein MENVTTMNEFLLLGLTGVQELQPFFFGIFLIIYLINLIGNGSILVMVVLEPQLHSPMYFFLGNLSCLDISYSSVTLPKLLVNLVCSRRAISFLGCITQLHFFHFLGSTEAILLAIMAFDRFVAICNPLRYSVIMNPQVCILLAAAAWLISFFYALMHSVMTAHLSFCGSQKLNHFFCDVKPLLELACSDTLLNQWLLSIVTGSISMGAFFLTLLSYFYVIGFLLFKNRSCRILHKALSTCASHFMVVCLFYGPVVFTYIRPASATSMIQDRIMAIMYSAVTPVLNPLIYTLRNKEVMMALKKIFGRKLFKDWQQHH, encoded by the coding sequence ATGGAGAATGTCACTACAATGAATGAGTTTCTTCTACTTGGCCTGACTGGTGTTCAGGAGCTGCAGCCTttcttctttgggattttcttaaTCATTTACCTGATAAACTTGATTGGAAATGGATCTATATTGGTGATGGTTGTTTTGGAACCACAACTCCACTCccctatgtatttttttctgggaAACCTTTCTTGTCTGGATATTTCTTATTCTTCAGTGACACTGCCCAAGCTGCTCGTAAACCTCGTGTGCAGTCGCAGGGCTATATCTTTTCTAGGCTGTATCACCCAGCTACACTTCTTCCACTTTTTGGGAAGCACAGAGGCCATTTTACTGGCTATCATGGCCTTTGACCGTTTTGTTGCCATCTGCAATCCTCTTCGCTACAGTGTCATCATGAACCCCCAGGTGTGTATTCTGTTGGCAGCTGCGGCCTGGCTCATCAGCTTCTTTTACGCTCTGATGCATTCTGTCATGACTGCACACCTGAGTTTTTGTGGCTCTCAGAAACTCAATCACTTCTTCTGCGATGTCAAGCCGCTCTTAGAATTGGCCTGTAGTGACACATTACTCAATCAATGGCTTCTTTCCATTGTCACAGGCAGCATATCCATGGGAGCTTTCTTTCTGACTCTTCTCTCCTACTTCTATGTAATTGGCTTCCTTCTGTTTAAGAACAGGTCCTGCAGAATACTCCACAAGGCTCTGTCCACTTGTGCCTCCCATTTTATGGTGGTATGTCTTTTCTATGGACCTGTGGTCTTCACATATATTcgtcctgcttcagccacctccatgattcaggaCCGGATAATGGCCATCATGTATAGCGCCGTCACCCCTGTACTGAATCCACTAATCTACACCCTTAGGAACAAAGAAGTGATGATGGCTCTGAAGAAAATCTTTGGTAGGAAGTTGTTTAAAGACTGGCAGCAACACCACTAG